Genomic segment of Microbacterium hydrocarbonoxydans:
CAGGCGTCGGCCTCCCTTCTCGCAGAGCTCGCCGAGGGGCTCACCGTCGACGAGCTCGAGATCCGCATCGCGGCGTTCCGCGAGGCGATGCGGTCGAGAGGCAAGATCGAACCCGACGAGGAGCTGCTCGGCGATGTCGCCGCCCTCGGGGGCGTCTCTCGCTATGTGGCGCGCGTCAAGTGCGCGATGCTCGCGTGGGTCGCGGTGGAAGACGCGCTGCACAAGTCCTGACGGGGCCGCTCGGCGCTCGCCGCTCCCGCGGTGCAGGATGG
This window contains:
- a CDS encoding SUF system NifU family Fe-S cluster assembly protein → MSDLQGLYQELILDHSRTPHAYGLRGEIAAQSHQVNPTCGDEVTVQVHRNGDGSIEALAWEGHGCAISQASASLLAELAEGLTVDELEIRIAAFREAMRSRGKIEPDEELLGDVAALGGVSRYVARVKCAMLAWVAVEDALHKS